The nucleotide sequence ACAACATCCATATATCTCTGATAGAGCAGCGCGTCATCCTGGTCGTCATATTCGACAAGAGGTCGTCTCTAGGCCTTGTGAGGCTCAGGGTGAGGAAGGCGAGCGAGGACCTGGGCCGCTCCATTCAGAAACTCCTGGCCAGGATGGCCGGCGGGACCCGGAAAGAGAGCCTCCTCGAGGAGATATCCGACGAGGACATAGAGAGGCTCTTCAATTAGCCTTAGACAACCTTTAAAAATTGATTCTTTTCACCCGGGCTCTGCGTAGCACGGGGAAAAATGCTCACATTATTATAATATGCTCCGCTTTTTATCCCCGGCCTTCCGGGAAAAGCGGGAAAAATCAATTTTTAGTTGTTTCCTTTAATCTTTCAGTGCCGTCCTTATTTCCGAGCTTGCGGCAGCCGTCCCGGAAGACCCCGGGGGGGTTCTTGAGACGAAGGACAAATGTCGTTCATTAATTACTCCTCGAGGGAAATAAACTGCAAGATCGTGTACTACGGGCCGGGCCTCTGCGGCAAGACCACGAACCTGCAGCATATCTACCGGAAGACCAGGCCGGACGCCAAGGGCAAGATGATAACCCTTGCGACCGAGACTGAAAGGACCCTTTTCTTCGACTTCCTGCCGCTGGCGCTCGGCGACATCAAAGGCTTCAAAACCAGGTTCCACCTCTATACCGTTCCGGGCCAGATATTCTATGACGCCTCACGGAAGCTCATCCTGAAGGGCGTGGACGGCATAGTCTTCGTAGCCGACTCCCAGGCCGAGAGGATGGACGCCAATATCGAGAGTTTTGAGAACATGAAGGTGAACCTCGAGGACCAGGGCTACAATTTGGCCCAGGTCCCCTACGTCGTCCAGTACAACAAGAGGGACCTCCCGAGCGCGGTCCCGGTAGCCGAGCTAAAGAAGGTCCTTAACCCGGACGATGTGCCGGACTTCGAGGCCGTGGCAAGCGACGGCACC is from Deltaproteobacteria bacterium and encodes:
- a CDS encoding GTPase domain-containing protein → MSFINYSSREINCKIVYYGPGLCGKTTNLQHIYRKTRPDAKGKMITLATETERTLFFDFLPLALGDIKGFKTRFHLYTVPGQIFYDASRKLILKGVDGIVFVADSQAERMDANIESFENMKVNLEDQGYNLAQVPYVVQYNKRDLPSAVPVAELKKVLNPDDVPDFEAVASDGTGVFETLKTIVKLVLIELKKSS